A window of the Gossypium hirsutum isolate 1008001.06 chromosome A05, Gossypium_hirsutum_v2.1, whole genome shotgun sequence genome harbors these coding sequences:
- the LOC107958155 gene encoding probable isoaspartyl peptidase/L-asparaginase 2: MGAWAIAVHGGAGVDPNLPKERQDEAKRLLTRCLDIGISALRSNVPAIDVVELVVRELETDPLFNSGRGSALTEKGTVEMEASIMDGPKRRCGAVSGLTTVKNPISLARLVMEKSPHSYLTTPGAEEFAKKQGVEMVDNDYFITEDNVGMLKLAKEANSILFDYRIPTVGTCGAAVDSHLQMNGLPISVYAPETVGCVVVDKEGRCAAGTSTGGLMNKMSGRIGDSPIIGAGTYACELCGVSCTGEGEAIIRSTLARDVAAVMEYKGLNLHEAVDYVIKNRLNEGKAGLIAVSKNGEVACGFNTTGMFRGCATEGGFMEVGVW, from the exons ATGGGAGCCTGGGCTATCGCTGTTCATGGTGGCGCTGGTGTCGACCCTAATCTCCCTAAGGAAAGACAAGACGAGGCTAAGAGACTCCTCACTCGTTGCCTTGATATTGGCATCTCTGCTCTCCGCTCTAATGTCCCCGCCATTGACGTCGTTGAACTTGTT GTGAGAGAACTGGAAACAGACCCGCTGTTCAACTCCGGGCGTGGGTCTGCTCTTACGGAGAAAGGAACAGTAGAAATGGAAGCCAGCATTATGGACGGGCCTAAAAGGAGATGCGGTGCCGTTTCTGGCTTAACCACGGTTAAGAACCCAATCTCCCTCGCCCGTCTCGTCATGGAGAAATCACCGCATTCTTATTTGACCACCCCGGGAGCCGAAGAGTTTGCCAAGAAACAG GGCGTGGAGATGGTGGACAATGATTACTTCATCACAGAAGATAACGTGGGGATGCTTAAGTTGGCTAAAGAAGCAAACTCAATCCTG TTTGATTACCGTATCCCGACAGTTGGCACCTGCGGTGCAGCTGTGGACAGCCATTTGCAGATGAACGGGCTCCCGATCAGCGTCTACGCACCGGAGACAGTTGGGTGTGTGGTGGTTGACAAGGAGGGTCGGTGCGCTGCAGGCACTTCAACTGGTGGGCTCATGAACAAGATGTCAGGAAGGATCGGTGACTCGCCCATTATAGGTGCAGGGACCTACGCATGTGAGTTGTGCGGGGTGTCGTGCACAGGGGAAGGAGAAGCAATCATCCGAAGCACCCTGGCAAGGGATGTAGCTGCGGTTATGGAGTACAAAGGGTTGAATCTTCATGAGGCAGTGGATTATGTGATAAAGAACAGGTTGAACGAAGGTAAAGCAGGCCTAATTGCTGTGTCGAAGAATGGTGAGGTGGCTTGTGGGTTTAACACCACTGGGATGTTTAGGGGCTGCGCCACCGAGGGTGGGTTTATGGAGGTTGGTGTCtggtaa
- the LOC107961296 gene encoding probable carbohydrate esterase At4g34215: MLSFIALALLAYALPIECQNLLKHKVNIIILAGQSNMAGRGGVANETSTGIGTWDGVVPPQCQPNPSIFRLSADLAWVKAREPIHADIDARKTDGVGPGMSFANAVLTKDPNFGVVGLVPCAVGGTTISQWQKGEFLYEQLVKRAEMAQQSGGVYRAMLWYQGEADTVNEEDVELYKGRLKTFFDNLRSDLHAPLLPIFQVILASGEGPYIEEVREAQLNIGLPNVKCVDAKGLPLEPDDLHLTTQAQVRLGEMLADAYLRFKPRSLQSNNVPTPCSNFVPFFIITAQFLWIILT; this comes from the exons ATGCTTTCCTTCATTGCCTTGGCTCTTCTGGCTTACGCCTTACCAATCGAATGTCAAAATCTACTTAAACATAAAGTGAACATAATTATCCTGGCCGGACAAAGCAACATGGCCGGTCGTGGAGGTGTAGCCAACGAAACATCGACCGGCATTGGGACATGGGACGGTGTTGTTCCTCCACAGTGTCAACCTAACCCTTCCATCTTCCGGCTGAGTGCGGACCTGGCGTGGGTCAAAGCCCGTGAGCCAATCCATGCTGACATTGACGCCAGGAAGACAGATGGGGTTGGACCTGGGATGTCTTTTGCCAATGCGGTGCTGACCAAGGACCCCAACTTTGGGGTGGTGGGGTTGGTGCCTTGTGCGGTTGGAGGGACTACTATCAGCCAATGGCAGAAAGGGGAGTTTCTTTATGAGCAGTTGGTAAAGAGAGCTGAGATGGCGCAGCAGAGCGGAGGAGTTTATAGAGCAATGCTTTGGTATCAAGGCGAGGCCGATACAGTCaatgaagaagatgttgaattGTATAAAGGTAGATTGAAGACATTTTTCGACAATTTACGTTCTGATCTGCACGCACCTTTGCTCCCAATATTCCAG GTGATTCTAGCATCAGGAGAGGGACCTTACATTGAGGAAGTGAGAGAAGCCCAGTTAAATATAGGCCTGCCAAATGTGAAATGCGTGGACGCAAAGGGACTACCATTGGAACCAGATGACCTACATCTTACCACTCAAGCCCAAGTGAGACTTGGGGAGATGTTGGCTGACGCATACCTTCGGTTCAAGCCCAGGTCGTTGCAAAGTAACAATGTCCCAACCCCTTGTTCTAATTTTGTTCCTTTCTTTATAATAACTGCTCAATTTCTCTGGATCATTCTCACCTAG